A genomic stretch from Oleomonas cavernae includes:
- a CDS encoding helix-turn-helix transcriptional regulator, which yields MKVQNLYELVDQIYAAAWLPQRWTQVLNRLVAACGVQGCVLYIISGGSVRWIASEAVTPLVAEFVGDGWCRNNRWVTRAIAKQFPGFLGDGDLFTGAELESDPIYRDFLVPRGIHWTVGTTIQLPDGEIAIFQLVGDRTRPPLTSAELEILDTLRPHLARSAMVSARLPLIKAESATRTLEAMGLPAAAITSDGRIKFANSRFESLGKRITTYRTTGRISIANEAAAKLFETAMAGLGSGGTTETRSIPIRGDGEPPMVLHILPTRRESNEIFGDTGALIVVTAVGTPGAPPALLLQGLFDLTPAEARVAQSVAEGATLEELSDTLKVSRETLRTQLRMVFAKTGTKRQAELASLILGSVRFHAPDVSRKAKKQP from the coding sequence ATGAAAGTGCAGAACCTCTACGAGCTGGTAGACCAAATCTATGCCGCAGCTTGGCTGCCGCAGCGCTGGACCCAGGTGTTGAATCGGTTGGTTGCGGCCTGTGGTGTGCAGGGTTGCGTGCTATACATCATCTCAGGGGGATCGGTGCGTTGGATCGCGTCGGAGGCTGTTACGCCCTTGGTTGCTGAATTTGTCGGGGACGGATGGTGCCGTAACAACCGCTGGGTAACCCGTGCAATCGCGAAGCAATTCCCCGGCTTTTTGGGTGACGGCGACCTCTTCACCGGTGCTGAACTGGAGAGCGACCCGATCTATCGAGATTTTCTCGTCCCACGCGGTATTCACTGGACGGTCGGAACCACGATCCAACTTCCGGACGGCGAAATCGCGATCTTCCAGCTCGTTGGAGACCGCACACGGCCGCCATTGACATCCGCAGAGCTGGAAATACTCGATACCCTGCGCCCTCACTTGGCACGCAGCGCCATGGTCTCGGCGCGCCTCCCTCTGATCAAGGCTGAATCCGCAACACGGACGCTCGAGGCAATGGGATTGCCAGCAGCGGCCATCACGTCGGATGGTCGGATCAAGTTTGCCAACTCGCGGTTTGAAAGCCTGGGCAAGCGGATAACCACTTACCGAACGACCGGACGCATCAGTATCGCCAACGAAGCAGCCGCGAAGCTGTTTGAAACCGCGATGGCTGGCCTAGGCAGCGGGGGGACCACAGAAACACGTTCCATTCCAATTCGTGGTGATGGAGAGCCCCCCATGGTCCTTCACATTTTGCCTACACGCCGCGAATCTAACGAAATCTTTGGCGATACAGGTGCCCTTATTGTGGTTACAGCGGTTGGCACACCGGGTGCTCCTCCCGCATTGCTGCTGCAAGGCCTTTTCGACCTGACTCCCGCCGAGGCGCGAGTGGCACAGTCGGTCGCAGAAGGGGCGACGTTGGAGGAACTTTCCGACACGCTGAAAGTATCGCGTGAAACCCTGCGAACACAACTGAGGATGGTCTTCGCCAAAACAGGTACGAAGCGGCAAGCTGAGCTTGCCTCGCTCATCCTGGGCTCAGTCAGATTCCATGCCCCGGATGTTTCGCGAAAGGCCAAAAAGCAACCCTGA
- a CDS encoding calcium-binding protein yields MATVPSAVHDALTASELAVLQSGLPPGFNVSTVAADGGLSPTFETLLGTGGDDVIFVGVGDTVKGSAGYDVVIVKESFRLPTGVEAVVADTRDDVTLTGNSANNTLISGAGDDNVNGGDGNDIISTASGNDSVLGGSGNDSVNGGSGDDRLDGGFGNDTLLGANGSDTLLGRDGDDYLSGGAGTDTLYGHAGEDSLYGGDDADKLYGGDDADKLFGGNDDDYVSGGAGDDYARGDAGADRVYGDTGSDTLYGGAGDDKLFGGDDDDSLFGDAGADQLDGGAGADTLFGGFQDFAIDLLKGGAGADTFSMHGADGVVDVIRDFNPSEDVIDVHQTGANGIGDLTISKVAGGVLVTGPDGTAFKIVGVSLSEVDSNWFHF; encoded by the coding sequence ATGGCGACCGTACCGAGTGCTGTTCACGATGCCTTGACAGCGTCCGAACTGGCTGTTCTGCAGAGCGGGCTTCCTCCCGGCTTCAATGTTTCGACTGTCGCGGCCGATGGCGGGTTGTCCCCAACCTTTGAAACCCTGCTGGGTACCGGGGGCGACGACGTCATCTTTGTCGGTGTTGGCGATACCGTGAAGGGCAGCGCCGGCTACGACGTCGTGATCGTCAAGGAGAGCTTCCGGCTGCCCACCGGAGTCGAGGCGGTTGTCGCGGATACGCGGGACGACGTCACTTTGACCGGCAACAGTGCGAACAATACGCTGATCTCCGGTGCCGGTGACGACAACGTCAACGGCGGCGACGGCAACGACATCATTTCAACGGCTAGCGGCAACGACTCGGTGCTCGGCGGTTCGGGGAACGACTCGGTCAACGGTGGCTCGGGCGACGATCGTCTGGACGGCGGCTTCGGCAACGATACGTTGCTGGGGGCCAACGGCAGCGACACGCTATTGGGCCGGGATGGGGACGATTACCTGTCGGGTGGTGCCGGTACCGACACGCTGTATGGCCATGCTGGCGAGGATTCGCTTTACGGTGGCGATGACGCCGACAAGCTCTATGGTGGCGATGACGCCGATAAGTTGTTTGGCGGCAATGACGACGATTATGTGAGCGGCGGGGCTGGCGACGACTACGCCCGCGGCGATGCGGGCGCGGACAGGGTCTACGGTGACACTGGCTCCGACACGCTTTATGGCGGTGCCGGCGACGACAAACTGTTCGGCGGCGATGACGACGACTCGCTCTTTGGCGATGCGGGCGCGGATCAGCTCGACGGTGGCGCGGGGGCCGACACTCTCTTCGGCGGCTTCCAGGACTTTGCCATCGACCTGCTCAAGGGCGGCGCGGGTGCTGACACCTTCTCGATGCATGGTGCCGATGGTGTGGTGGATGTCATCCGCGACTTCAACCCGTCGGAGGATGTCATTGATGTCCACCAGACCGGCGCCAATGGCATCGGCGATCTGACGATCTCCAAGGTCGCGGGCGGTGTGCTTGTGACCGGACCGGATGGCACGGCCTTCAAGATCGTCGGCGTTTCCCTGAGCGAAGTGGATAGCAACTGGTTCCATTTCTGA